The Cucumis melo cultivar AY chromosome 5, USDA_Cmelo_AY_1.0, whole genome shotgun sequence genome has a segment encoding these proteins:
- the LOC103491239 gene encoding 40S ribosomal protein S3a-like → MAVGKNKRISKGKKGGKKKTVDPFAKKDWYDIKAPSVFTVKNVGKTLVTRTQGTKIASEGLKHRVFEVSLADLQEDEEHAYRKIRLRAEDVQGRNVLTNFWGMNFTTDKLRSLVRKWHTLIEAHVDVKTTDNYTLRMFCIGFTKRRPNQVKRTCYAQSSQIRQIRRKMREIMVNQATSCDLKELVRKFIPESIGKDIEKATSSIYPLQNVFIRKVKILKAPKFDLGKLMEVHGDYSEDVGVKVDRPAEEAVEGATEIVGA, encoded by the exons ATGGCTGTCGG CAAAAACAAGAGGATTTCCAAGGGAAAGAAGGGTGGCAAGAAGAAGAC TGTCGACCCATTTGCAAAGAAGGATTGGTATGATATCAAGGCACCCTCTGTGTTCACTGTCAAGAACGTTGGAAAGACTCTTGTTACCCGTACTCAGGGTACCAAG ATTGCTTCTGAAGGGCTAAAACATAGAGTGTTTGAGGTATCACTGGCCGATCTTCAGGAAGATGAAGAGCACGCCTACAGAAAGATTAGATTGAGAGCTGAAGATGTTCAAGGAAGAAATGTTCTGACTAATTTCTGG GGAATGAATTTCACTACAGACAAATTAAGGTCATTGGTAAGGAAGTGGCATACGTTGATTGAAGCCCATGTGGATGTTAAGACCACAGACAATTACACTCTGAGGATGTTTTGCATTGGGTTTACAAAGAGACGTCCAAATCAAGTCAAAAGGACCTGCTATGCGCAATCCAGTCAGATCAGACAG ATTCGTCGGAAGATGAGGGAGATAATGGTCAACCAAGCAACATCATGCGATCTGAAAGAGTTGGTCCGGAAGTTCATTCCTGAATCAATTGGAAAGGATATCGAGAAGGCTACATCTAGCATATACCCTCTACAGAATGTTTTCATCCGGAAGGTCAAGATCTTGAAAGCTCCCAAGTTTGATCTCGGAAAGTTAATGGAG GTTCATGGTGATTATTCGGAAGATGTTGGCGTCAAGGTAGACAGGCCTGCCGAAGAAGCCGTTGAAGGTGCTACCGAAATTGTCGGTGCTTGA